In a genomic window of Campylobacter showae CSUNSWCD:
- a CDS encoding alpha/beta hydrolase, which produces MKNIIVYIHGKGGSAQEAAHFQPLFADSDVLGFDYEARTPREAKEEFVPFFEPILKSRKSVTIVANSIGAFFAMHALQGMEIKKAYFISPIVNMQILIEKVMSQARVSEDELRDMGELDTGSGEKLSWKYLCYAREHPICWTAPTHILYGKKDGLTSFETICEFANQIKATLTVMKNGEHRFHTFFR; this is translated from the coding sequence ATGAAAAACATAATCGTGTACATACACGGTAAAGGCGGAAGCGCGCAAGAAGCGGCTCATTTTCAACCGCTTTTTGCAGATAGCGACGTGCTGGGATTTGATTACGAGGCTCGCACCCCGCGGGAGGCGAAAGAGGAATTTGTGCCGTTTTTTGAGCCTATCCTTAAAAGCCGCAAATCCGTGACAATCGTCGCAAACAGTATCGGCGCATTTTTTGCCATGCATGCCTTGCAGGGCATGGAGATAAAAAAGGCGTATTTTATTTCGCCAATCGTAAATATGCAAATTTTAATCGAAAAAGTGATGTCGCAGGCGCGCGTGAGCGAGGATGAGCTGCGAGATATGGGCGAGCTGGACACGGGGTCTGGGGAAAAACTTTCGTGGAAATATCTTTGCTACGCCAGAGAGCATCCTATCTGCTGGACGGCGCCGACGCATATTTTATATGGCAAAAAGGACGGTCTAACCTCTTTTGAAACGATTTGCGAGTTTGCAAACCAAATCAAAGCGACGCTTACCGTCATGAAAAACGGCGAGCATCGGTTCCACACGTTTTTTAGATGA
- the dprA gene encoding DNA-processing protein DprA — protein sequence MNVLTELPRGLLRLKKLPAKLYFEGNLALLERPMVSIVGSRKASAYTRQCVEALARTLANSGVCVVSGAAIGVDIAAHKGAFPHTIAVFGNGLNKIYPQSNAKIIKEIYQNALALSEYDPGEPPLAYRFLERNRIVVALSQALVVAQADTKSGSMQSARMAKELGVPIFTLPQRLGESDGTNELIASGAANLINDFDAFALRFGGKPVSAQEDEVIKFCKNGASLDAALAKFGDKIYEYELEGKLRISGLTVFAE from the coding sequence TTGAACGTTTTAACCGAGCTTCCGCGCGGCCTTTTGCGTCTTAAAAAGCTGCCGGCAAAGCTATATTTTGAGGGAAATTTAGCCCTGCTTGAGCGACCGATGGTTTCGATCGTGGGCTCTAGAAAGGCAAGCGCTTACACTAGGCAGTGCGTAGAGGCGCTGGCTAGGACGCTCGCAAACAGCGGCGTTTGCGTGGTTAGCGGAGCGGCCATCGGCGTGGATATCGCCGCGCACAAGGGCGCTTTTCCGCATACCATCGCCGTTTTTGGCAACGGACTAAATAAAATCTACCCGCAAAGCAACGCCAAAATCATCAAAGAAATTTACCAAAACGCACTGGCTCTTAGCGAATACGACCCGGGTGAGCCGCCGCTTGCTTATAGATTTTTGGAGCGAAACCGCATCGTAGTCGCGCTCTCGCAGGCTCTAGTCGTGGCACAGGCCGATACTAAAAGCGGCTCGATGCAAAGCGCGCGTATGGCAAAGGAGCTTGGCGTGCCGATATTTACGCTGCCTCAGCGCCTAGGCGAGAGCGACGGGACAAACGAGCTAATAGCTAGCGGCGCGGCAAATTTGATAAACGATTTTGACGCTTTTGCGCTTCGTTTCGGCGGTAAGCCAGTATCCGCGCAAGAGGACGAGGTGATAAAATTTTGTAAAAACGGCGCGAGCCTCGATGCGGCTTTGGCAAAATTCGGCGATAAAATTTACGAATACGAACTAGAAGGCAAGCTGCGAATATCAGGGCTTACGGTATTTGCTGAGTAA
- a CDS encoding VOC family protein, translated as MNKITCICLGVRSMQRALKFYREGLGFQTDCKEDNPPVCFFNTPGTKFELYPLDALARDIDENDPPRGSGFAGITLAYNVKNKEDVDSVIKLVKKAGGTIVKEPQVAFWGGYHAYFADPDGYYWEVAWGPDFKFDEDGLLKF; from the coding sequence ATGAATAAAATAACCTGCATCTGCCTAGGCGTGCGAAGCATGCAAAGAGCGCTCAAATTTTACCGCGAAGGCCTGGGGTTTCAGACGGATTGCAAAGAGGACAATCCGCCGGTATGTTTTTTCAATACGCCTGGGACTAAATTTGAGCTCTACCCGCTAGACGCGCTGGCTCGAGATATCGACGAAAACGATCCGCCGAGAGGAAGCGGATTTGCCGGCATCACGTTAGCCTATAACGTAAAAAACAAAGAGGACGTGGATAGCGTCATAAAGCTAGTAAAAAAGGCGGGCGGAACTATCGTCAAGGAGCCGCAAGTTGCGTTTTGGGGCGGATACCACGCGTATTTTGCCGATCCGGACGGATACTACTGGGAGGTGGCTTGGGGGCCTGATTTTAAATTTGACGAGGACGGACTGCTCAAATTTTAG
- the queA gene encoding tRNA preQ1(34) S-adenosylmethionine ribosyltransferase-isomerase QueA produces the protein MSQILNPNSLDAYDYELPPELIANFPTFPKEDARLLVYERASGKISHLKFGDLPEILPPCDIIFNDTKVVKARIFGKKQSGGETELLLNSPLADGKFSVYIKGKVHAGSVLNFDENLTAEVCELFGDGSRTVKFSQNDQLLDAAALYRVLSHIGHVPLPPYIKRSDTEDDESWYQSVFAKNEGAVAAPTASLHFSDEMIARLAKGREIAYLTLHVGAGTFKSVESEDITQHKMHAEFYDIPQDTQNLIRSNRPILGVGTTVTRCVEEFARSGKSSGECRLFLNLNNKPIRQNYLLTNFHLPKSTLIMLVTSFIGLEQTMRIYKTAVEQKYKFYSYGDAMLVI, from the coding sequence ATGAGTCAAATTTTAAATCCAAACTCACTTGACGCCTACGACTACGAGCTACCGCCGGAGCTAATCGCCAATTTCCCGACCTTTCCCAAAGAGGACGCTAGGTTGCTAGTCTACGAGCGAGCTAGCGGGAAAATCTCTCATCTAAAATTTGGCGACTTGCCAGAGATTTTACCGCCTTGTGATATTATTTTTAACGACACCAAAGTGGTGAAAGCTCGAATTTTCGGCAAAAAACAAAGCGGCGGCGAGACGGAGCTTTTGCTAAACTCTCCGCTTGCGGACGGTAAATTTAGCGTCTATATAAAAGGCAAGGTTCACGCGGGCAGCGTTTTAAATTTCGACGAAAATTTAACCGCCGAGGTCTGCGAGCTCTTTGGCGACGGCTCGCGCACGGTCAAATTTAGCCAAAATGACCAGCTTTTGGATGCGGCCGCGCTTTATAGAGTCCTATCTCACATCGGTCACGTGCCTTTGCCGCCATATATCAAACGAAGCGACACCGAGGATGACGAGAGCTGGTACCAAAGCGTGTTTGCTAAAAACGAGGGCGCGGTGGCGGCTCCGACGGCAAGCCTGCACTTTAGCGACGAGATGATCGCGCGCCTAGCCAAAGGCCGCGAGATAGCCTACCTCACGCTGCATGTGGGCGCTGGGACGTTTAAGAGCGTGGAGAGCGAGGATATCACGCAGCACAAGATGCACGCGGAGTTTTACGATATCCCGCAAGATACGCAAAATTTGATCCGCTCAAATAGACCGATCCTGGGCGTAGGCACGACGGTAACGCGCTGCGTAGAGGAGTTTGCCAGAAGCGGCAAATCTAGCGGCGAGTGCAGGCTGTTTTTAAATTTAAACAACAAACCCATCCGCCAAAACTACCTGCTTACGAATTTTCACCTACCAAAATCAACGCTAATCATGCTAGTTACCAGCTTTATCGGACTTGAGCAGACTATGCGGATTTATAAAACGGCTGTAGAGCAAAAGTATAAATTTTACTCCTACGGCGATGCGATGCTGGTTATATAG
- the ruvX gene encoding Holliday junction resolvase RuvX, which translates to MSIMAIDVGLKRIGVALAVGQTVMPQTPVLRKNRNQAARDVSAVLREYGAKKLVVGVPLGGSSEDEMRRRIAHFVSLLEFDGEVVYQDEAMSSFEASEIYADGRRDGRLDSIAAMIILKRYLGL; encoded by the coding sequence ATGAGCATAATGGCCATCGACGTGGGGTTAAAACGTATCGGCGTGGCGCTAGCCGTCGGGCAAACCGTGATGCCGCAAACGCCCGTACTGCGCAAAAACCGCAATCAAGCTGCGCGCGACGTTAGCGCCGTTTTGCGCGAATACGGTGCAAAAAAGCTAGTCGTGGGCGTGCCGCTTGGGGGATCTAGCGAGGACGAGATGCGGCGGCGGATCGCGCACTTCGTGTCGCTGCTCGAATTTGACGGCGAGGTGGTCTATCAGGACGAGGCGATGAGTAGCTTTGAGGCGAGCGAAATTTACGCCGATGGCAGGCGCGACGGACGGCTAGATAGCATCGCTGCGATGATTATTTTGAAGCGGTATCTGGGGCTTTGA